One segment of Anguilla anguilla isolate fAngAng1 chromosome 1, fAngAng1.pri, whole genome shotgun sequence DNA contains the following:
- the LOC118211074 gene encoding protein NDRG1-like isoform X1, whose translation MVLEDSEVDSVFGIEVSEHDVETQHGKLHCTMKGVPKGNRPVILTFHDIGLNHKSCFNSLFNHEDMQEIMRHFAVCHVDAPGQQEGATTLSTGYNYPSMDELSESLVSVLKHFGLSSIIGIAVGAGAYILAKFALDHPDLVEGLVLININACAEGWMDWAAFKITGWAQALPDMVITHLFGKEEIQNNHDHIQTFRHHITTSMNQTNLQHFVRSYNSRRDLEIERPVQGGNVNVKSLQCHALLVVGDSSPAVDAVVDCNSKLNPTKTTLLKMADCGGLPQVDQPGKLTEAFKYFIQGMGYMPAASMTRLVRSRTASGSSIASNGNRSRSHTYEGNRSHAHPGDGQRGRSHTDVSMESAGNLTIDQAMRPGEVSC comes from the exons ATGGTGCTGGAAGACTCTGAAGTGGACTCTGTCTTTGGAATTGAAGTGTCT GAGCACGATGTGGAGACCCAGCACGGCAAGCTCCACTGCACTATGAAAGGGGTCCCGAAAGGGAACCGGCCAGTCATCCTTACCTTCCACGACATCGGACTCAACC ACAAATCCTGCTTCAACTCCCTCTTCAATCATGAGGACATGCAGGAGATCATGCGTCACTTTGCAGTGTGCCATGTGGATGCGCCAGGGCAGCAGGAGGGGGCCACCACCCTCTCCACAGG GTACAACTACCCCTCCATGGACGAGCTGTCTGAGTCTCTTGTGTCTGTGCTCAAGCATTTCGG CCTGAGCAGTATCATTGGGATTGCCGTTGGTGCTGGGGCCTACATACTGGCTAAATTTGCA CTGGACCATCCGGACCTGGTGGAGGGCCTGGTTCTGATCAACATTAACGCCTGTGCAGAGGGCTGGATGGACTGGGCTGCATTCAAG ATCACCGGCTGGGCCCAAGCATTGCCTGACATGGTCATCACACACCTGTTTGGAAAG gAAGAAATACAAAACAACCACGATCATATCCAAACGTTCCGTCACCACATCACCACCAGTATGAACCAGACCAACCTGCAGCACTTCGTCAGGTCCTACAACAG TCGCAGGGATCTGGAGATCGAACGGCCAGTCCAGGGTGGAAATGTTAACGTGAAAAGTCTGCA ATGCCATGCTCTTCTGGTGGTAGGAGACAGCTCACCTGCAGTCGATGCAGTG GTGGACTGCAATTCCAAACTGAACCCCACAAAAACTACACTGCTCAAG ATGGCAGACTGTGGAGGCTTGCCACAGGTGGATCAG CCTGGAAAACTGACAGAGGCCTTCAAGTACTTCATCCAGGGCATGGGCTACA tgCCGGCCGCCAGTATGACCAGACTGGTGCGCTCCCGCACGGCGTCCGGCTCCAGCATCGCGTCCAACGGAAACCGCAGCCGCTCCCACACCTACGAGGGCAACAggagccacgcccaccccggAGACGGCCAGCGGGGCCGCTCCCACACGGACGTCTCCATGGAGAGCGCCGGCAACCTCACCATCGACCAGGCCATGAGGCCCGGCGAGGTGTCCTGctaa
- the LOC118211074 gene encoding protein NDRG1-like isoform X2 gives MESVQQPVEHDVETQHGKLHCTMKGVPKGNRPVILTFHDIGLNHKSCFNSLFNHEDMQEIMRHFAVCHVDAPGQQEGATTLSTGYNYPSMDELSESLVSVLKHFGLSSIIGIAVGAGAYILAKFALDHPDLVEGLVLININACAEGWMDWAAFKITGWAQALPDMVITHLFGKEEIQNNHDHIQTFRHHITTSMNQTNLQHFVRSYNSRRDLEIERPVQGGNVNVKSLQCHALLVVGDSSPAVDAVVDCNSKLNPTKTTLLKMADCGGLPQVDQPGKLTEAFKYFIQGMGYMPAASMTRLVRSRTASGSSIASNGNRSRSHTYEGNRSHAHPGDGQRGRSHTDVSMESAGNLTIDQAMRPGEVSC, from the exons GAGCACGATGTGGAGACCCAGCACGGCAAGCTCCACTGCACTATGAAAGGGGTCCCGAAAGGGAACCGGCCAGTCATCCTTACCTTCCACGACATCGGACTCAACC ACAAATCCTGCTTCAACTCCCTCTTCAATCATGAGGACATGCAGGAGATCATGCGTCACTTTGCAGTGTGCCATGTGGATGCGCCAGGGCAGCAGGAGGGGGCCACCACCCTCTCCACAGG GTACAACTACCCCTCCATGGACGAGCTGTCTGAGTCTCTTGTGTCTGTGCTCAAGCATTTCGG CCTGAGCAGTATCATTGGGATTGCCGTTGGTGCTGGGGCCTACATACTGGCTAAATTTGCA CTGGACCATCCGGACCTGGTGGAGGGCCTGGTTCTGATCAACATTAACGCCTGTGCAGAGGGCTGGATGGACTGGGCTGCATTCAAG ATCACCGGCTGGGCCCAAGCATTGCCTGACATGGTCATCACACACCTGTTTGGAAAG gAAGAAATACAAAACAACCACGATCATATCCAAACGTTCCGTCACCACATCACCACCAGTATGAACCAGACCAACCTGCAGCACTTCGTCAGGTCCTACAACAG TCGCAGGGATCTGGAGATCGAACGGCCAGTCCAGGGTGGAAATGTTAACGTGAAAAGTCTGCA ATGCCATGCTCTTCTGGTGGTAGGAGACAGCTCACCTGCAGTCGATGCAGTG GTGGACTGCAATTCCAAACTGAACCCCACAAAAACTACACTGCTCAAG ATGGCAGACTGTGGAGGCTTGCCACAGGTGGATCAG CCTGGAAAACTGACAGAGGCCTTCAAGTACTTCATCCAGGGCATGGGCTACA tgCCGGCCGCCAGTATGACCAGACTGGTGCGCTCCCGCACGGCGTCCGGCTCCAGCATCGCGTCCAACGGAAACCGCAGCCGCTCCCACACCTACGAGGGCAACAggagccacgcccaccccggAGACGGCCAGCGGGGCCGCTCCCACACGGACGTCTCCATGGAGAGCGCCGGCAACCTCACCATCGACCAGGCCATGAGGCCCGGCGAGGTGTCCTGctaa